TATGAGGAATGTTATGGTAATAGTCATCCTGTTTTTTATCAAGGCTCTTATAGTCAAGCTCTTTCTGATGCAAAACAAGAATTGAGGTTTTTATTGGTGTATTTACATAAAGATGAAGCTCAAAATATTGATCAATGGTGCAggtaacttttttaaattgttctattaaattgaaaataaattttaaaaaaaagttaaaataattaaaattaaattttgatatatagaaatacattGGGTAATCTAGAAGTtgttcgatatataaatacacatacTTTATTTTGGGCATGTAATGTACAATCAGGTGAAGGATATAAAGTGGCAGAAGCTCTTAAATCTGGTTCTTATCCTTTCTTAgccattattgttttaaaagataatagaaTGACAATAGTTGGCAGGTAAtaatctatgtatatattttattttacaatttttttaattcttaaattaatgaatataattataatatcaaagattatgtttatattgtaGAATGGAAGGCACGCCATCACCATCTGATTTAATATCTCGTTTGCAAACAATTATAGATCacaacgaaattaatttaatacaagcTCGTCAAGAAAggtaagaaaaatgaaaattagttaaattttatattttttttatcatattgtttaatttattttattatagagcTGAACGTAGTGCCGCGCAATCTTTACGTCAACAACAAGATCAGGCTTACGAAGAATCATTACGCGCAGATCAAGAAAAGGATcgtagaagagaagaagaacgaaAAGCGCGCGAAGAACAAGAGGCTagagaaaaagaacaattaaATGCACAAGAAATGGAAATTCAACGCATTCGTCGTGAGAAAGAACTTACTGTTTGTAAAGTGCCTCTTGAACCAGAGCCTACTAATCCTAATGCATGTCATCTTCAAATTAAACTTGGAGAAAGGACAATGAAAAGACGTTTTCTAATGTCTGATACAGTAGAAGTATGTCGTttgattcttaatttatttattattaattttaatatataataaattatttaaatataataattataataaattattttattttttttaggatgTATACTATTGGATATTTAGTCAGCCAGATTCTCCAGTGAGTTTTGAAATAACTACAAGTTTTCCGAAAAGAATTCTATATCCGTgtagagaaattttaacattatcggACGTCGGATTAACACACAGAGAAGTTCTCCATGTCAATGATTTAGATGATTAACctttattgatatttgaatattgcaTTCTTTATGTTTAAGTATCATTCCACAGAAAAATGATACTGTCGTAAgagacatttattaaaaaaaaataatatatatatatatacatatatatgtatatatatatatatacacacacataaaaatatatatatatttgatacattCGAGTATTTTATGTGAAGCGTAGTACAGTGTCAGGAATGCAGTTTTATCACAgatctataaaatatgttaaaaaaaaaagaaatcaaagaatGATTAATTGTATTGCATTTTCTGCATAGAACTATCGTATCAACTatgattacatttattatatactgtgAATAATACGCTCACTAAAGTACATATTGAATAGAAAACAACAGATTTTGTTGTAGAAACTAAAAAAAggaacttatatatatatatatatatatataatatgacttCACAAAAGCTGTACAccaaacatttattatatttgtcttaattaacattttagcttacaaacaaattttttaataagctgactaagaaatgtaaataatttaaacaaatgaccgaacataataaatattataattaaagtacaGATTtaattcatgtatatatacatatatatatatatttatatatatatacacacatacacttcataatattttatgaatattgaaactacattacaataattttgcaTTGTCTTAAatctgtattttaaatataatcaacaaaaaatttttaacaagtatGGTTCCTTTTGCATTTTACTTCACAATTCTGGTCAGTCTTATTAAAAATGCTATTAGATGCAAAAACGCAATAGATTTACTAatcacattaaattatatccaaTGCAAGTTTCTGTatcagaaagaaaaagaaaagttgaatGAAAATAGTTTATCTTAGAAGataatcaaattctttttgtatcacaattttataaatgtgcaCATAAACATagctatttctttttcttttcattcagaaatatttttctgtgaTGAAAGtctaaattaaatgttatcatatatattttaaaggatatcttaaagaaaatttcttatcattGTAAGTTCAAGTAATTTTTGTTGCTTTATTTTTGGGTTGTAAGGAAATTGTTTAGCACATatgttattattgatttattaatgttgGGATATTGGAAgtcaaatatgtataatttttaaagtgttCGTTTGAAGcgttcataattaatttttttatgcttttCTTTTGTAGAAAACTAAACTGAACAAAAACAAGCATACAAATTTGTATTGCTCCTTCTAAATGTTCTatggaagaatataaaatattcaagagcAATCTATATagcatttatacatatataaatatacacatatatatatacatatgcatataaatcgtttgataaaatgaatataacaaTCTGTGCAATGCAACAGATTTGTTAATCATTAAATGTAAACTTTTGTATACACATTTTGTGATCTAGTTTTGATAcgtctttattttcatttagatACTCTTCTGTATATACGTAAACCAGAACATTTAATGCCAGCAAGTGTCTGATGCTGGATATTGCTATGTTTCTTTGTTAATATCTAATGCTTAAATAAACATGTTTgagaatacatatttttcatttctttattttattatatagttaaccatatttttaatttcattataaattccttaataattttaattaaatatatatttgtatactataatttttatgtcaaTATCAAGCATCAGATGTAAGTACATaacatctataatataaaatataattaagggATTATTTaacaagtaattaaaataaatatgttacaaatagctttacaataaaaaaaaatttttttgtgatataaaaatatataacaattaagactgtataaaaaaaaaatatttattgatgtaCAAATTTCTAGAAACTGATTTTGAAGACATTTAATCTTGAAGCATTTCATGTATATCTATATgacagtatatattttattgttatctttaatatttttcattagatataaaatttagttttttttttaagataaataatgatgataaaagtgaataatttgttaaagataattatttttataaatattaaattttttgttttgcatATAATACAGAacaacatacatatatatcttcaaACATGTCTAGTCTtatcataaagaaaaagaaaaaagaagcaaaagtGATATATCTTTACAACATTTCAAAGAAGTTTCTTCATTTGTGaatattgtgaattttaaatgtgaataaatttaaatatatgataaatgtataaattcaatatattatattttaaatctttagatgattaaagaaaaaatttatttcttcttattattatttacattattttactttgttaTATATGTTGTTTTGGATTTGTGCAGTAAATTCTAGTAGGCTAACTCGATTGTCTTATGTCAAAAACTGTAGTCAATTGACAAAATGATCCACTGAAGTATCATACTtcttataaacatattaaaaaatgtttatttatttgatagcTCCGGtggctatattattttttatttttggactCTTACACATTAAGTGTTTGTAAGTGAAATTATACCATATTTCAAGCAATTTTTCtagtaaaaaatgttttttctttagatATAATTGGTTACTAGCATCTTTACGATGTTCGCTGACTCTATACAATGGGTTGATATGTAGACCTGCCATCCAAACGTCATTAAATGAAGATTTTGAAAGTAATTTGACAATTGAGAGACCTATGGCTGTAATCAGTGATAAGGAAGAATACGAAGATCTTTTAGCACAAAGCTTAACAATTAGtaataatgaaagattatCAGATATCCATTTGGGAGAAACCGGAAGTAAATCAAGAAATGTAAATCTACCACGATATTCGTTCGAAGATATAATAtcagagaaaaaagataaagatcttGGATTACctggtataataaattttagactTTTAAAaagagtataaataaatatataaagaagaacaaagttcattaacaaaattaatattttatagtcaTGAGAACTCTACAGTTAGGATTAATGCAAGATGATACTATACGAACAACTAAAcaagaaggaaaggagagtatatttgaaacattaaaaaattctattgaaaaaagtaattattcatCTCCTCGGTTAAATACtagacaaatatataatatgatcttGAAAGAAACTTTGAAAGAAAGTGAAGCGAGACAAAAATTGTCCGACAATGATAAGTTCAATGAAGTGTCGCCAATCGAAATGTAAGATACATcaatataattccatttttattaatttaatttaaaaaaaatttcatgattttatttatagaaaggaACATCTTCCATCATCGTCGGAAAATAAACctgaattagaaaataatataaataaataatcgaaatgtaattaaattttaaaaagtaatgtatatcaaaaataaaaatatgcctTAAAAAACATAGAATCatgttttgttatttataactatatattatatattaatacattatttatagaaaattaatatattataagaaaattaatttttaaaaaagatatattaaataattttttttataagtatcaTTTCACTTATAAACAATACAAAACAAtcgtttatgataaaataatttgatatttgacttaaagaatgaaaaaaattattgttatgtcTTTGAATTTGTgaattactaataatatattttgatacaaacagttttgatttttaattcaccaaatattttattttatttaaaaagaaaaatatttacatctttttaaattatattcattaattatatttttttttggttattgtattattggttattgtatattgtagaTATTGTGAGGCTATCTCAATCTAGTATTagagaatataagaataagaactaatttgaatagaataagataaaataatgataaaacttaaatctaattgaaaaatataatagtttatattaaatcaaatttttgtacttttttatatgagtaaaataaatttaataataatgatgtaaaataataatgaaagttacactatttatttcatataatatttcgtttcaaataaaaataatacaattcaaaaatatgaaagtaaaaatagcAATtgatgagatttatttattttgttttttgtacttttatattataatatagaataatattgacaatattataacatttgataatgtaatatcgaaaataacattttaatatatataagaccaaattttttttaatagaaagcaATTTGTGTTTATATGTAGAAGAAAAAGCctgtacaataataaatagtgttgtagatttaaattcataaatgtattattacaatatatatatacttacaaatattttatttatttattttgtatgtgGTCGTGCTTTTGCTTTTTGTTTAGAACACTGAGCATGACTATGAGCTCTTAAACTGTTAAAtactttattgtttaatttaacatcAAATCCTCCTGTATCTCCTGTATGAATTCCTGGTGGGAATTGTAA
The window above is part of the Apis mellifera strain DH4 linkage group LG11, Amel_HAv3.1, whole genome shotgun sequence genome. Proteins encoded here:
- the LOC412414 gene encoding FAS-associated factor 2, with product MADFALNGFSSDQTEKILQFQDLTGIEDLSICRDVLQRHNWNLEVAVQEQLNLYEGRPSMYAQDSRSRPPQVVDDSSSRIYFHYSGSSNGRGSYLWYIFSLCYERVISILQLLLSIFRRNVRPVSSDPVEDVISFIRSYEECYGNSHPVFYQGSYSQALSDAKQELRFLLVYLHKDEAQNIDQWCRNTLGNLEVVRYINTHTLFWACNVQSGEGYKVAEALKSGSYPFLAIIVLKDNRMTIVGRMEGTPSPSDLISRLQTIIDHNEINLIQARQERAERSAAQSLRQQQDQAYEESLRADQEKDRRREEERKAREEQEAREKEQLNAQEMEIQRIRREKELTVCKVPLEPEPTNPNACHLQIKLGERTMKRRFLMSDTVEDVYYWIFSQPDSPVSFEITTSFPKRILYPCREILTLSDVGLTHREVLHVNDLDD
- the LOC100576532 gene encoding uncharacterized protein LOC100576532 encodes the protein MFIYLIAPVAILFFIFGLLHIKCLYNWLLASLRCSLTLYNGLICRPAIQTSLNEDFESNLTIERPMAVISDKEEYEDLLAQSLTISNNERLSDIHLGETGSKSRNVNLPRYSFEDIISEKKDKDLGLPVMRTLQLGLMQDDTIRTTKQEGKESIFETLKNSIEKSNYSSPRLNTRQIYNMILKETLKESEARQKLSDNDKFNEVSPIEIKEHLPSSSENKPELENNINK